In the Candidatus Zixiibacteriota bacterium genome, ATCGGCTTTTTCTCCTTGATACTATCTTTGATCAGTTTTATCGCCTTATCAAGCATTTTGACTTTGATATCGCAGTATCCGAGTTTCAGCCGGCGATTAATCCGCTCCTCATCGATTTCGACACAAAGTATGGAAGCGCCGTTCATGGTTCCCGCCAGAGGCTGGGCGCCACCCATCCCGCCCATCCCCCCGGTAAGTATCCAGCGGCCGGAAAGGTCATTTTTGAAATGGGTCGCCCCAACGGAAGCAAAAGTCTCATATGTTCCCTGGAGGATTCCCTGAGTGCCGATATAAATCCAGCTTCCGGCGGTCATCTGGCCATACATAATGAGCCCCAATTTCTCCAACTGGCGGAATTTCTCCCAGTTGGCCCAGTTGGGAACCAGGTGGCTGTTTGCTATCAGCACCCGCGGGGCATATTCGTGAGTCTGGAAAATCCCGACCGGTTTTCCCGACTGAACCAGAAGCGTCTCATCATTTTCGAGCGATTTGAGCGATTTGACTATGGCATGATAGCATTCCCAATTGCGGGCAGCTTTTCCCGAGCCGCCGTAAACAATCAACTCTTTTGGTTTTTCGGCAACTTCCTCATCAAGGTTATTGTTGAGCATTCTTAAGGCAGCCTCCTGTGCCCACCCTTTGCAGGAAATCTTATTGCCATGCGCGGCTTTAACGGGAACATATTTCATAACGGTCTATCCTCCATAAGGAGATAAATATATAGGAATGCCCACTATTTGGCAACTTAATTTCGCTTCTCCCTAATTAGGCAATGGAATGGTTGAAAATTGGTATAATCAAGAATTATCGAATCACTTAGAAATTATCCCGAAAAAGGGGCTGGATGATTCCAGTGTAGCTTCTGGAGCTATAATTGAGGCACAACGGGGACGAGTATAGGTTCCTTTTTTAAAATAGTATCGAATTCTATTCTTGACACAGAACTCACGAATTTGACAGCATTGCTCATTATAATATTCTTTATGATTTTCGTAGCCAGTAGAGCAAGAATTATAATTTAGCCGCCCGAATATGATTTTATTCGTGAAGGAAACCCTATCCAGTATTTCGCTGATGTTCTGCCTAATTATGTTTGGTGTCGGATATGGTTCCATGCTCACCCATGTTTTTGCTCCCTTCTTGCCCAATAGTTCCAGGCTCCTAATCCTATGGTACCATTTGGCTGAAAACGGCTCAAAACGTTTTTGATATTCGGACATAATCGAGACAATTGTGATGCCATATTCATTTTCTGGATTTGAAGCACAGTTAATCAACGTGGACGGATAGAGCCCCTTGGTCAATGTGGTGACTGGTATTCCATTGTCATTTAATAGTTTAATTATTTGTAATGACATTTGAGAGACTTCAGGAAATCCATACATGAAGGGGTCAGACATAAAACATAGATGAACAAACTTAATTTTCGTTTTAAATCTTGGGATTTCATGCTCAAGCAACTCTATGGCATTACCCACCAACTTGGGTTTGATCCACTC is a window encoding:
- a CDS encoding radical SAM protein, which produces MPGNISEEEEIGRMISSEIKYSDNMQTVIRKSLLYRTAVEYGDYTVNHIEGCAHGCNYPCYAMRMSMRFGRVKSYKEWIKPKLVGNAIELLEHEIPRFKTKIKFVHLCFMSDPFMYGFPEVSQMSLQIIKLLNDNGIPVTTLTKGLYPSTLINCASNPENEYGITIVSIMSEYQKRFEPFSAKWYHRIRSLELLGKKGAKTWVSMEPYPTPNIIRQNISEILDRVSFTNKIIFGRLNYNSCSTGYENHKEYYNEQCCQIREFCVKNRIRYYFKKGTYTRPRCASIIAPEATLESSSPFFGIISK